Proteins encoded within one genomic window of Rossellomorea vietnamensis:
- a CDS encoding SDR family NAD(P)-dependent oxidoreductase, whose amino-acid sequence MTKYALVTGANKGIGYEVVRQLAERGYDVFLGARNEEFGQKAVDSLGLSNVTFVQLDITDSQSIQESVRTIEGITEHLDLLINNAGIALDFNIQPSEVKVEMLRDIFDVNFFGTFQMMQAYLPLLKKAEGSKMVNVTTDMASQTMFANGDVHPLNVLGYNSSKTAVNSLTLSFSKELGSEGPEVMGVTPGFTSTELNGNAPGGKTTAQGAEVIVKYALSETNYHGKILNNDGIIPW is encoded by the coding sequence ATGACAAAGTATGCTTTGGTAACAGGTGCAAATAAAGGGATTGGATACGAAGTGGTTCGACAATTGGCTGAGAGGGGATATGACGTTTTCTTAGGTGCCCGCAATGAAGAGTTTGGGCAAAAAGCGGTGGATTCACTGGGCTTGTCTAATGTAACGTTCGTTCAATTGGATATTACTGATTCACAGTCCATTCAAGAATCAGTCCGTACGATAGAAGGGATCACAGAGCATCTTGACTTACTGATCAATAATGCCGGAATCGCATTGGATTTCAACATCCAACCGAGTGAAGTGAAAGTCGAGATGCTGCGTGACATCTTTGATGTAAACTTCTTTGGCACTTTCCAGATGATGCAAGCGTATCTGCCCCTATTGAAAAAAGCAGAAGGAAGTAAGATGGTGAACGTCACGACGGATATGGCGTCACAGACCATGTTTGCTAACGGGGACGTTCACCCACTCAATGTCCTGGGGTATAACTCATCCAAGACGGCTGTGAATTCACTGACATTATCCTTCAGTAAAGAACTGGGGAGTGAGGGTCCTGAAGTCATGGGTGTCACACCTGGTTTCACTTCCACTGAATTAAACGGGAATGCCCCAGGCGGGAAAACGACGGCCCAAGGAGCAGAAGTCATTGTGAAATACGCTTTGAGTGAGACAAACTATCATGGTAAAATCCTTAATAACGACGGGATTATTCCTTGGTAG
- a CDS encoding IDEAL domain-containing protein produces MKKYLLNSPQSDVNHMDSLFAEMILDEALLTFRKEQIAQGIDQALCNRNKKEFLRLTEELKEIQSVG; encoded by the coding sequence ATGAAGAAGTATTTGCTGAACTCACCACAGTCTGATGTAAATCACATGGATTCCTTATTTGCAGAAATGATATTGGACGAGGCACTGCTGACATTTCGGAAAGAGCAAATCGCACAAGGGATTGACCAGGCATTATGTAACCGGAATAAAAAAGAATTCCTGCGGTTGACGGAGGAATTGAAGGAAATTCAGAGTGTGGGATAA